In Malus sylvestris chromosome 16, drMalSylv7.2, whole genome shotgun sequence, the following are encoded in one genomic region:
- the LOC126606589 gene encoding MATH domain and coiled-coil domain-containing protein At3g58360-like isoform X2 has translation MQKCLHGAAPDVGFDKLLSLKELADAPNGYVINNNCVFGVEVFVRKERREGNGRSISMTKNAAKYTHVCKIEKFSMLKDEYYCSKPFTAANQRWQIMIYPKGNSTSKGTHFAPYLTLADAEKLHPRTQILTKFILRIVDQMHLKHHCCLPGTTWFSASQRSWGWSSFVTLAILNEADKGFLMNNTCIVEADITVLAIAKAL, from the exons ATGCAGAAGTGCCTTCATGGGGCGGCGCCTGATGTGGGTTTTGATAAACTTCTCTCCCTTAAAGAACTTGCTGATGCCCCCAATGGATATGTCATTAACAACAACTGTGTATTTGGAGTGGAGGTCTTTGTtcgtaaagaaagaagagaaggcaACGGAAGGTCCATATCAATGACCAAGAATGCTGCGAAGTACACGCATGTTTGTAAGATTGAGAAATTTTCAATGTTAAAAGATGAATATTATTGCTCCAAACCATTCACCGCAGCGAACCAGAGATG GCAGATAATGATATATCCCAAGGGAAATAGTACTTCAAAGGGTACTCATTTTGCACCTTACTTAACATTGGCTGATGCAGAAAAGCTACATCCTCGCACCCAAATCCTTACAAAGTTTATCTTGCGCATTGTAGATCAAATGCATCTCAAGCATCATTGTTGTCTACCAG GTACTACTTGGTTCAGCGCTTCCCAAAGGAGCTGGGGTTGGTCCTCATTCGTCACACTGGCCATTTTGAATGAGGCAGACAAGGGATTTTTGATGAACAATACTTGCATAGTGGAGGCAGACATCACCGTCCTTGCAATTGCTAAAGCATTATAG
- the LOC126606589 gene encoding uncharacterized protein LOC126606589 isoform X1 has product MAGVKSLRAGWEVYVDLRVFLLDQNTGSYLVLQDPNIKQKCFHGAMPDAGIDKLISLKEFTDASNGYLVNDDCVVGAEVFICSEKRAAKAEFLSKSYYSFTYKHFWNVENFSKLDAILDSEPFTVGNKKWKIVLHPKGDSNGKCTHISLVLALADPETLPPCSKTCVEISLRIVYRMNRKTNHCQKVRPARAIL; this is encoded by the exons ATGGCTGGAGTAAAATCACTTCGGGCTGGTTGGGAAGTATATGTTGATTTGAGAGTGTTTTTGCTTGATCAGAATACGGGATCGTACTTGGTTCTCCaag ATCCTAATATAAAGCAAAAGTGCTTTCATGGGGCGATGCCTGATGCCGGTATTGATAAACTCATCTCACTGAAAGAATTTACTGATGCTTCCAATGGCTATCTGGTAAATGACGACTGCGTGGTTGGAGCTGAGGTCTTCATTTGTTCAGAAAAAAGAGCAGCCAAGGCAGAGTTTCTATCAAAGAGCTATTATTCTTTTACGTACAAGCATTTTTGGAACGTTGAGAACTTTTCGAAGTTAGATGCCATACTCGACTCAGAACCATTCACTGTTGGAAACAAGAAATG GAAGATAGTGCTCCATCCTAAGGGAGACTCGAACGGAAAATGTACTCATATTTCTCTTGTCTTAGCATTGGCTGATCCAGAAACCCTCCCTCCTTGTTCGAAAACGTGTGTGGAGATTTCCCTGCGCATTGTCTATCGAATGAATCGCAAGACTAATCATTGTCAAAAAG TAAGGCCGGCAAGGGCGATTTTGTAA